The proteins below come from a single Agrococcus beijingensis genomic window:
- the prpB gene encoding methylisocitrate lyase has translation MLSTRVTPNEKRKALRAGLASGTIQRFPGAFTPLTAPLIEQLGFEGAYISGAVMAAELGLPDIGLTTLSEVAERGRQISRMTDLPTLIDADTGFGEAMNVARAVHELEDAGVSGLHLEDQVNPKRCGHLDGKEVVSLDLAVQRIAAAVRARRDSDLLIMARTDIRGVQGLGAAVDRAKALEAAGADAIFPEAMATLEEFAAIRAAVDVPILANMTEFGKSALFTHQQLQDVGVNIAIHPVSLLRIAMGAIERELGLLNETGTLDDAVPRMQTRARLYELNDYAAYNAFDEGVFDFEVPSGFAGGTTGEGSTGGDAS, from the coding sequence GTGCTGTCGACCCGCGTCACGCCGAACGAGAAGCGGAAGGCGCTGCGGGCGGGCCTCGCCTCGGGCACCATCCAGCGCTTCCCGGGCGCCTTCACGCCGCTCACCGCGCCGCTCATCGAGCAGCTGGGCTTCGAGGGCGCCTACATCTCGGGCGCCGTGATGGCGGCCGAGCTGGGGCTGCCCGACATCGGGCTGACGACGCTGTCGGAGGTCGCCGAGCGCGGCCGCCAGATCTCGCGGATGACCGACCTGCCGACCCTCATCGACGCCGACACCGGCTTCGGCGAGGCGATGAACGTGGCGCGGGCCGTGCACGAGCTCGAGGACGCCGGCGTCTCGGGCCTGCACCTCGAGGATCAGGTCAACCCCAAGCGCTGCGGCCACCTCGACGGCAAGGAGGTCGTCTCGCTCGACCTCGCCGTGCAGCGCATCGCCGCCGCAGTGCGGGCCCGCCGCGACAGCGACCTGCTGATCATGGCGCGCACCGACATCCGCGGCGTGCAGGGCCTCGGCGCCGCCGTCGACCGCGCGAAGGCGCTCGAGGCGGCCGGCGCCGACGCGATCTTCCCCGAGGCGATGGCCACGCTCGAGGAGTTCGCGGCCATCCGCGCGGCGGTCGACGTGCCGATCCTCGCCAACATGACCGAGTTCGGCAAGAGCGCGCTCTTCACGCACCAGCAGCTGCAGGACGTGGGCGTGAACATCGCCATCCACCCGGTGTCGCTGCTGCGCATCGCGATGGGCGCGATCGAGCGCGAGCTTGGGCTGCTGAACGAGACGGGCACGCTCGACGACGCGGTGCCGCGCATGCAGACGCGCGCCCGCCTGTACGAGCTGAACGACTACGCCGCATACAACGCGTTCGACGAGGGTGTGTTCGACTTCGAGGTGCCGAGCGGCTTCGCGGGCGGCACGACCGGAGAGGGATCCACCGGAGGCGACGCGTCTTGA
- a CDS encoding tRNA-dihydrouridine synthase, whose translation MSLLFAPVQVGGVEARNRAWVSPMCQYSCERQDGIPGQWHLEHLASFARGGAGLVMTEAAAVEPIGRISPQDTGIWNDEQAEAWAVIAERIRAHGAVAAMQLAHAGRKASARRPWSGHGTAPADEGGWQSVAAGADAFGRFSAPRALESDEVAQLPSLFAAAARRAVDAGFEAIELHAAHGYLLHQFLSPLTNQRDDEWGADAGGLRVELLRQVVAAVRAAAPEAALMVRLSASDWVDGGIEVDRTIEHVRVAAEAGADWFDLSSGGLDPRQEIPLGPGYQVHFAREVRAATGLPVNAVGLIDEPAHAEQLLAEGDADAVMLARAWLRNPHWALAAEAELDGEAAASVWPDQYTRARQHR comes from the coding sequence TTGAGCCTGCTCTTCGCGCCCGTGCAGGTGGGCGGGGTCGAGGCGCGCAACCGCGCCTGGGTCTCGCCCATGTGCCAGTACTCCTGCGAGCGGCAGGACGGCATCCCCGGTCAGTGGCACCTCGAGCACCTCGCGTCGTTCGCGCGCGGCGGCGCGGGCCTCGTGATGACCGAGGCGGCGGCGGTCGAGCCGATCGGCCGCATCTCGCCGCAGGACACCGGCATCTGGAACGACGAGCAGGCCGAGGCGTGGGCGGTGATCGCCGAGCGCATCCGCGCCCACGGCGCCGTCGCCGCCATGCAGCTCGCCCACGCCGGCCGCAAGGCCTCCGCGCGCCGCCCCTGGTCGGGCCACGGCACCGCGCCCGCCGACGAGGGCGGCTGGCAGAGCGTGGCTGCGGGGGCGGATGCGTTCGGCCGGTTCTCCGCGCCCCGCGCGTTGGAGAGCGACGAGGTCGCGCAGCTGCCGAGCCTGTTCGCGGCGGCCGCCCGCCGCGCGGTCGACGCCGGCTTCGAGGCGATCGAGCTGCACGCCGCCCACGGCTACCTGCTGCACCAGTTCCTCTCGCCGCTCACCAACCAGCGCGACGACGAGTGGGGCGCCGACGCCGGCGGACTGCGCGTCGAGCTGCTGCGGCAGGTCGTCGCGGCGGTGAGGGCAGCGGCACCGGAGGCCGCCCTCATGGTGCGACTCAGCGCATCCGACTGGGTCGACGGCGGCATCGAGGTCGACCGCACCATCGAGCACGTGCGGGTCGCGGCCGAGGCGGGCGCCGACTGGTTCGACCTGTCGAGCGGTGGGCTCGACCCGCGGCAGGAGATCCCGCTGGGGCCCGGCTACCAGGTGCACTTCGCGCGCGAGGTGCGCGCCGCGACCGGCCTGCCGGTCAACGCGGTCGGGCTGATCGACGAGCCGGCGCACGCCGAGCAGCTGCTCGCCGAGGGCGACGCCGACGCGGTCATGCTCGCGCGCGCCTGGCTGCGCAATCCGCACTGGGCGCTGGCGGCCGAGGCCGAGCTCGACGGCGAGGCGGCTGCGTCGGTGTGGCCCGACCAGTACACCCGGGCGCGCCAGCACCGTTGA